Proteins from one Ferroacidibacillus organovorans genomic window:
- a CDS encoding PspA/IM30 family protein gives MSLIARMKDLVRANINDIISKAEDPEKSLNLYIEDATDHLRQFSVEVNRFEAERLMIEKHIHECEAAIDDWHKQAKLALQQNREDLAHKALEHEQKEKPNKRIQVPV, from the coding sequence ATGTCATTGATAGCGAGAATGAAAGATCTTGTCAGAGCCAACATAAATGACATCATCAGTAAAGCAGAAGATCCGGAGAAGAGTCTCAACCTTTACATTGAGGACGCAACGGATCATTTACGCCAATTCTCTGTTGAGGTGAACCGATTTGAAGCTGAGCGTTTAATGATTGAAAAGCATATTCATGAATGCGAGGCAGCCATTGACGATTGGCATAAGCAGGCGAAACTTGCCCTACAGCAGAACCGCGAGGATTTGGCACACAAGGCGCTCGAACATGAGCAAAAGGAAAAACCGAACAAACGAATCCAAGTACCAGTCTGA